One genomic window of Scylla paramamosain isolate STU-SP2022 chromosome 20, ASM3559412v1, whole genome shotgun sequence includes the following:
- the LOC135110574 gene encoding kelch-like protein 18, with protein MEEEHLTKFDLGDLEQHLVETDDFTIFNQDDLPMGGFQVMEDIRRKGKLCDVTLKVEDQCFTAHRIVLAAVIPYFNAMFTHDMAESKQMEITMQGIEPSALESLINFAYSGKVKIDSSNVQSLLVGASFLQLAKVREACADFLKHRLYPNNVLGIRAFADTLACWSLVEACNRYLQKHFVDVSMSEEFLNLPLPEVRDIISRDELNVQSEENVFEAIMSWTKRDLDQRSDSLPELLTKVRMPLLTPQYLTDRVGTENLIRSSHECRDLLDEAKDYHLMPERRPLLQSFRTRPRCCNDIVGLIYAVGGLTKSGDSLSTVEVYDPIVGRWQMAESMSMLRSRVGVVVMKKKLYAIGGYDGIDRLATVEVFDPASKCWSKVCPMNCKRSAVGAAVLNDQLYVCGGYDGVASLNTVECYHSDTNKWMMVASMTKHRSAAGVVAFDGHVYAIGGHDGLSIFDSVERYDPTTGQWTPVTPMLSKRCRLGAATLNGKLYVCGGYDGSTFLRTVEVYDPITSKWSFIAAMNVTRSRVALVANMGRLYAIGGYDGVSNLSTVEVYNPELDQWEFITSMCAHEGGVGVGVIPLP; from the exons ATGGAGGAGGAGCATCTTACCAAATTTGATCTCGGGGACCTGGAGCAGCATCTTGTGGAGACCGATGACTTCACGATATTCAACCAGGATGACCTGCCCATGGGCGGCTTCCAGGTCATGGAGGACatcaggaggaaggggaagctgTGTGACGTGACCCTCAAG GTTGAAGACCAATGTTTTACAGCACACAGAATTGTGCTGGCAGCCGTCATCCCATACTTCAATGCAATGTTTACTCATGACATGGCTGAGAGTAAACAAATGGAAATCACTATGCAAGGAATAGAACCCAG TGCATTGGAGTCACTGATCAACTTTGCATATTCTGGGAAGGTGAAGATTGACAGCAGCAATGTGCAGAGCCTCTTGGTTGGTGCATCCTTCCTGCAGCTGGCAAAGGTTCGGGAGGCCTGTGCTGACTTCCTCAAACACAG GCTATACCCAAACAATGTGCTGGGTATTCGTGCCTTCGCTGACACCCTGGCCTGCTGGTCGCTGGTTGAGGCCTGCAACCGCTACCTTCAGAAACACTTTGTGGACGTCTCCATGTCTGAGgagttcttgaatcttccactGCCAGAAGTGCGTGACATCATCTCCCGTGACGAACTCAATGTGCAGAGTGAGGAGAAT GTATTTGAGGCAATTATGTCATGGACCAAACGTGACCTGGACCAGCGATCAGACAGCCTCCCAGAGTTGCTCACCAAAGTGCGTATGCCCTTGCTCACCCCTCAGTACCTCACAGACAGAGTTGGCACTGAGAATCTGATCAGATCATCCCATGAGTGCAG AGATCTGCTGGACGAGGCAAAGGACTACCACCTGATGCCAGAACGACGGCCACTCTTACAGAGCTTCCGGACACGGCCACGCTGTTGCAATGACATTGTGGGCCTCATCTATGCTGTGGGTGGCCTCACTAAGTCAG GTGATTCTCTGAGTACAGTGGAAGTATATGATCCCATAGTGGGCAGGTGGCAGATGGCTGAGAGCATGTCCATGCTGCGCTCTCGGGTTGGGGTTgtggtgatgaagaaaaagctATATGCCATTGGGGGGTATGATGGCATAGACAGACTAGCCACTGTGGAAGTCTTTGATCCAGCCAGCAAATGTTGGAGCAAAGTCTGTCCCATGAACTGTAAAAGAAG TGCAGTGGGAGCTGCAGTGCTGAATGACCAGCTGTACGTGTGTGGTGGCTATGATGGGGTGGCCTCCCTCAATACAGTGGAATGTTACCATAGTGACACCAATAAGTGGATGATGGTGGCCTCCATGACCAAACATCGCagtgctgctggtgttgttgccTTCGATGGACATGTTTATGCCATTGGTGGACATGATGGACTCTCTATATTTGACTCG GTGGAGCGTTACGATCCCACTACAGGGCAGTGGACCCCCGTCACTCCAATGCTGAGCAAACGGTGTCGCTTGGGAGCAGCCACACTCAATGGAaagctgtatgtgtgtggtggCTATGATGGCTCCACCTTCCTCAGGACAGTGGAAGTGTATGATCCCATCACTAGCAA GTGGTCCTTCATTGCGGCAATGAATGTAACACGGAGTCGAGTGGCTTTGGTGGCCAACATGGGTCGCCTCTATGCCATTGGTGGGTACGATGGAGTCTCCAACCTATCAACAGTAGAGGTGTATAACCCAGAGCTGGATCAGTGGGAGTTCATCACCTCCATGTGTGCCCATGAAGGTGGTGTTGGGGTGGGGGTCATCCCCCTCCCCTGA